One segment of bacterium DNA contains the following:
- a CDS encoding (2Fe-2S)-binding protein: MKVSMSVNGRQVSGEAEPRTLLVHFLRENLGLTGTHVGCESSYCGACTISLDGQAVLSCTMLAAQADGAEVTTVEGLARNGELHPVQEGFWERHGLQCGFCTPGMIMSAVTLLDENDNPSEEEIRRGIEGNLCRCTGYHNIVRAIEYAGAKMRGEEPAPAEWEDA, from the coding sequence ATGAAGGTGTCCATGTCAGTCAATGGAAGGCAGGTCTCCGGGGAAGCCGAACCACGTACGCTGCTGGTTCACTTCCTACGGGAGAACCTGGGGTTGACGGGCACGCACGTGGGATGCGAATCGTCCTATTGCGGTGCCTGCACCATCAGCCTCGACGGCCAGGCCGTGCTCTCCTGCACCATGCTGGCCGCCCAGGCCGATGGTGCGGAAGTCACCACCGTCGAGGGTCTGGCCCGCAACGGTGAGCTGCATCCGGTCCAGGAGGGATTCTGGGAGCGCCACGGCCTCCAGTGCGGCTTCTGCACACCGGGGATGATCATGTCGGCCGTAACGCTCCTCGATGAGAACGACAACCCGTCAGAAGAGGAGATCCGGCGCGGCATCGAAGGCAACCTCTGCCGCTGCACCGGGTACCACAACATCGTGCGGGCAATCGAATACGCGGGCGCCAAGATGCGCGGCGAAGAGCCCGCCCCGGCAGAATGGGAGGACGCATGA